From one Mycobacterium colombiense CECT 3035 genomic stretch:
- the gyrA gene encoding DNA gyrase subunit A — MTDTTLPPGDDSVDRIQPVDIQQEMQRSYIDYAMSVIVGRALPEVRDGLKPVHRRVLYAMYDSGFRPDRSHAKSARSVAETMGNYHPHGDASIYDTLVRMAQPWSLRYPLVDGQGNFGSPGNDPPAAMRYTEARLTPLAMEMLREIDEETVDFIPNYDGRVQEPTVLPSRFPNLLANGSGGIAVGMATNIPPHNLRELAEAVYWCLDNHEADEEATLAAVCERVKGPDFPTHGLIVGSQGIHDAYTTGRGSIRMRGVVEVEEDSRGRTALVITELPYQVNHDNFITSIAEQVRDGKLAGISNIEDQSSDRVGLRIVVEIKRDAVAKVVLNNLYKHTQLQTSFGANMLSIVDGVPRTLRLDQMIRYYVAHQLDVIVRRTTYRLRKANERAHILRGLVKALDALDEVIALIRASETVEIARAGLIELLDIDEIQAQAILDMQLRRLAALERQRIVDDLAKIEAEIADLEDILAKPERQRAIVHDELSEIVDKHGDERRTRIIAADGDVADEDLIAREDVVVTITETGYAKRTKTDLYRSQKRGGKGVQGAGLKQDDIVRHFFVCSTHDWILFFTTQGRVYRAKAYDLPEASRTARGQHVANLLAFQPEERIAQVIQIKSYEDAPYLVLATRNGLVKKTKLTDFDSNRSGGIVAVNLRDGDELVGAVLCSAEDDLLLVSANGQSIRFSATDEALRPMGRATSGVQGMRFNADDYLLSLNVVREGTYLLVATSGGYAKRTAIEEYPVQGRGGKGVLTVMYDRRRGRLVGALIVDEDSELYAITSGGGVIRTAAGQVRKAGRQTKGVRLMNLGEENTLLAIARNAEENADEVVEESDGAAESDS, encoded by the coding sequence ATGACTGACACCACGCTGCCACCAGGTGACGACTCCGTCGACCGCATCCAGCCCGTCGACATTCAGCAGGAGATGCAGCGCAGCTACATCGATTACGCGATGAGCGTGATCGTCGGCCGCGCGCTGCCCGAGGTGCGCGACGGCCTCAAGCCGGTGCACCGCCGGGTGCTCTACGCGATGTACGACTCGGGCTTCCGCCCGGATCGCAGCCACGCGAAGTCGGCGCGTTCGGTGGCCGAAACGATGGGTAACTACCACCCCCACGGCGACGCGTCGATCTACGACACCCTGGTGCGCATGGCGCAGCCGTGGTCGCTGCGCTATCCGCTGGTCGACGGGCAGGGCAACTTCGGTTCACCGGGTAACGACCCGCCGGCCGCCATGCGGTACACCGAGGCGCGGCTGACCCCGCTCGCGATGGAGATGCTCCGCGAAATCGACGAGGAGACAGTCGATTTCATCCCCAACTATGACGGTCGTGTGCAGGAACCGACCGTGCTGCCCAGCCGGTTCCCCAACCTGCTGGCCAACGGTTCCGGCGGCATCGCGGTCGGCATGGCGACCAACATTCCGCCGCACAACCTGCGCGAGCTGGCCGAGGCCGTCTACTGGTGCCTGGACAATCACGAGGCCGACGAAGAGGCCACGCTGGCCGCGGTCTGCGAGCGGGTCAAGGGTCCCGACTTCCCCACCCACGGCCTGATCGTCGGGTCGCAGGGCATCCACGACGCCTACACCACCGGCCGCGGGTCCATCCGGATGCGCGGAGTCGTTGAGGTGGAAGAGGATTCACGCGGCCGCACGGCGCTGGTGATCACCGAACTGCCGTACCAGGTGAACCACGACAACTTCATCACCTCGATCGCCGAGCAGGTCCGCGACGGCAAGCTGGCCGGCATCTCCAACATCGAAGACCAGTCCAGCGACCGCGTCGGCCTGCGCATCGTGGTGGAGATCAAGCGCGACGCCGTGGCCAAGGTGGTGCTGAACAACCTCTACAAGCACACCCAGCTGCAGACCAGCTTCGGCGCGAACATGCTCTCGATCGTCGACGGCGTGCCGCGCACGCTGCGCCTCGACCAGATGATCCGCTACTACGTCGCGCACCAACTCGACGTCATCGTGCGGCGCACCACCTACCGGCTGCGCAAGGCCAACGAGCGCGCGCACATCTTGCGCGGTCTGGTCAAGGCGCTCGACGCGCTCGACGAGGTCATCGCCCTGATCCGTGCGTCGGAGACGGTCGAAATCGCGCGGGCCGGCCTGATCGAGTTGCTGGACATCGACGAGATCCAGGCCCAGGCGATCCTGGACATGCAGCTGCGCCGGCTGGCCGCCCTCGAGCGCCAGCGCATCGTCGACGACCTGGCCAAGATCGAGGCCGAGATCGCGGACCTGGAAGACATCCTCGCCAAGCCCGAGCGGCAGCGCGCGATCGTGCACGACGAGCTGTCCGAGATCGTCGACAAGCACGGCGACGAGCGTCGTACCCGGATCATCGCGGCCGACGGTGACGTCGCCGACGAGGACCTGATCGCCCGCGAAGACGTGGTCGTCACCATCACCGAGACCGGCTACGCCAAGCGGACCAAGACCGACCTCTACCGCAGCCAGAAGCGCGGCGGCAAGGGCGTCCAGGGCGCCGGGTTGAAACAGGACGACATCGTGCGGCACTTCTTCGTGTGCTCCACGCACGACTGGATCCTGTTCTTCACCACGCAGGGCCGGGTGTATCGGGCCAAGGCCTACGACCTGCCGGAGGCCTCGCGGACCGCCCGCGGCCAGCACGTCGCGAACCTGCTGGCCTTCCAGCCCGAGGAGCGGATCGCGCAGGTCATCCAGATCAAGAGCTACGAGGACGCGCCCTATCTGGTGCTGGCCACCCGCAACGGCCTGGTCAAGAAAACCAAGCTCACCGATTTCGACTCCAACCGGTCGGGCGGGATCGTCGCGGTCAACCTGCGCGACGGCGACGAGCTGGTCGGTGCGGTGTTGTGCTCCGCCGAGGACGACCTGCTGCTGGTCTCGGCCAACGGCCAGTCCATCCGTTTCTCGGCGACCGACGAAGCGCTGCGGCCGATGGGCCGCGCCACCTCCGGCGTGCAGGGCATGCGGTTCAACGCCGACGACTACCTGTTGTCGCTCAACGTCGTCCGCGAGGGCACCTACCTGCTGGTGGCGACGTCGGGCGGCTACGCCAAGCGCACCGCGATCGAGGAGTATCCGGTGCAGGGCCGCGGCGGCAAGGGCGTCCTGACGGTGATGTACGACCGGCGGCGCGGCAGGCTGGTTGGTGCGTTGATCGTCGATGAGGACAGCGAGCTGTACGCGATCACCTCGGGAGGCGGCGTCATCCGCACCGCGGCGGGCCAGGTTCGCAAGGCCGGCCGGCAGACGAAGGGCGTACGCCTGATGAACCTCGGTGAAGAGAACACGCTGTTGGCCATCGCCCGCAACGCGGAAGAAAACGCGGACGAAGTCGTCGAGGAAAGCGACGGTGCCGCGGAGTCGGACAGCTAG